AACCTGGCCATCGTCTATGGTTTCACCCTGATTATTGCCGCGTTTCTGCTGGCCCTGATTTATGGCTGGTTGTGCCGCAATGAGATTAACTCCCCGTCTGCAGATAATGGGGAGGCAAAATCATGATTTATGAACCATCACTAATGGCCGTTTTAATCTTCGGTGCCATCGTCGCTGTAACCCTCGGACTCAGTTTCTGGCTGGGCGCCAAAGCCAAATCGGCAAAAGGCTACTTCGCCGCTGGTGGAGGCATCCACTGGTTTGTGAACGGGGTTGCCTTTGCCGGCGACTACCTGTCAGCCGCTTCATTCCTGGGTATCTGCGGCATGATTGCCTTTTATGGATACGATGGGTTCCTGTATTCCATCGGATATCTGGCAGGCTGGATCGTGGCTTTGTTCGTGATTGCAGAACCACTCAAACGTATGGGCCGATTTACCTTCGCCGACGCGCTCGACAGTAAATTTCAATCTCGAGGTATCAAGCTGGCTGCTGCCATCAGTACTCTGGTAGTCAGTATTTTCTACTTGATTCCCCAGATGGTCGGCGCCGGCGCACTGATTACCCCTCTGCTTGGATTCCCGCACTACGTCGGCGTATTGATGGTCGGGACCATCGTCATTCTGATCGTCGTGACAGCAGGCATGGTCAGTACAACCTACGTGCAGTTTTTGAAAGGCTCATTGCTCGTCATCTTCAGCACTATTCTCACCGTTCTGATTCTGCAGCGTGGTCTTTCCACCGAACCAGTGAACGATGGTAAAACAACTCACCAGTTCCAGATCCTGGGCCCCGCTGCGGTGAATGATCTTCAGCAATGGAGATCAGAATTGAAACTCACCGATCAGGACAATCTGACTCCCCTCGATCAGGGAGCCTGGGCGAAAAAAGGATTCCTGCGACTGATACAGGACGGCAAAACATCTTATTGGAAGATTTCTGAAAATGAAGAACAGCAGTATTTTCTTTCCGAAACCCAATACAAACTGACCACATCCCAGGGCGCTGTCATCATCAATGGCTTGCCACAGGGTACAGGCGAAGGAGAAACCGATTTCTATCCCGTCGGTCGCGTCAGCAAACTGCCCGGCGATAAAACAGAGACGGGTCCGCTGGGACTGACCAGTTTTTTAAGTACCATTCGCGAAAGCGAAATCATCCTCTGGGGGTCTGAATCCATTAAAGAAGAGGATGGTTCAGCGTTGACGATTTATTTTCCTCAACCCACGTCGGGTGAAAAAGTTCTCAGTCCCGGTAACCA
The sequence above is a segment of the Gimesia algae genome. Coding sequences within it:
- a CDS encoding sodium/solute symporter, with translation MIYEPSLMAVLIFGAIVAVTLGLSFWLGAKAKSAKGYFAAGGGIHWFVNGVAFAGDYLSAASFLGICGMIAFYGYDGFLYSIGYLAGWIVALFVIAEPLKRMGRFTFADALDSKFQSRGIKLAAAISTLVVSIFYLIPQMVGAGALITPLLGFPHYVGVLMVGTIVILIVVTAGMVSTTYVQFLKGSLLVIFSTILTVLILQRGLSTEPVNDGKTTHQFQILGPAAVNDLQQWRSELKLTDQDNLTPLDQGAWAKKGFLRLIQDGKTSYWKISENEEQQYFLSETQYKLTTSQGAVIINGLPQGTGEGETDFYPVGRVSKLPGDKTETGPLGLTSFLSTIRESEIILWGSESIKEEDGSALTIYFPQPTSGEKVLSPGNHPKFAGIRGDKFSEKLNFLSLMLALFCGTASLPHILIRYYTVKDQASARKSTIVGIGSIGYFYILTLFMGLGAMTSGAMDVTNSNMAAPLLAKSIGDWLFAIISAIAFTTVLGTVSGLIIASSGAVVHDLMSSFLKIEMNDFAKVRIAKIASVVVGVIAIILGILFEKFNVNYLVGWAFSVAASANLPALVMLLFWPKTTKQGITVAIFTGMITSLGWILLSADSYKGIYGWEPADAIVPFSQPGLVTIPLGFIVLIVVSLMTQPKSQESVN